CTAGCTGGCTCAACTATTAAAGAACATTATCTCCGGTCCCCGCAAACCAAACTTTTCCAATCATAAAACGACACGTGTGAGATCGAAACTAAATATCCGAGATGATTAAATATAGGATGTGAAGCAGAGAATTAATATCACAAACCCATAGCCTACGGCTATATAACAAGTCCCAAGATtcataatatttcattttcaaaacCTCAGAGTCAGTTCTCTTCCTCTTATTGTCCTAATCCAAAACCCAAACTCGCGCAAGAACTGGATACTCTGGCGGATTCAGAGACCAAGAACCGAGACGTGGTTCTGAAACTGTATGACGCCCTGAGATCTCGAGACGTCGACTCAGTTCACCGCACACTAACCCCCGATCTCGACTACTGGTTTCACGGCCCGCCGCCGCACCAGTTTTTGATGCGCACACTCACGGGAGTCTCTCCGACGTTTGAGTTCGTGCCTCTCTCCGTCGTCTCATTCGGATCCACCGTCATCGCCGAGGGCTGCGACGTTGCTAGCTCCATCTCTTGGATCCACGCGTGGACCGTCGCGCATGGGATAATCACTCAGGTGAGGGAGTACTCTAACACTTCTCTCACGGTTACACGGGTCGGTGACGTTGTTGCTGGACGGTCTGCTGAGATTGCGCCGTCGCATTGTCCATCCGTGTGGGAAAGCCAGTTCTCGGGTCGGGCTGGAAAGTCCGTACCGGGTCTGGTTCTTGCGATTTAAGGATTTGTTCACGTCAgggaataataatatataaataaagacCGCTTACTGTTGGTTAATTATTTGTGGTTTGGGAACACAAATGGAGGTGAACTATATAGTTGGGTAATGATTGAATCGCCGTGCTTTGCTTAAAGAGTATTTCGACCGTATTCCAAGCCTTTGGGTTACACGAAATCCCTTTGTAGGATAAAACAATCAAAGTCTCATTTTTGTTCTaggctaagatacaaaaataacaaataaagctttagtgcttatatgtgtttctTCAAAGATCTTTGATGATCTTCgaataatgaatatttttttgctctcttttattAACTATTAGTTTTTGATCTTCAATCTTGTTTTACAAGTTGTGATTCAAGTTGtgaagttattattttttattgccCACAACTACTTTTATAGAGTACTAAGGGTTGCAATGGTTAGCACCAATAGTTACAATGGTTAGTGAAGAGTGACGACCATTAATACCAATAGTTACATTGGTTAAACAaaagtcacaatggttcatcacCAAAAGCTTTAACCACCAATGGTAACAATGGTTTATCACCAATGGTAACAATGGTTTATCACCAAAGGTTGCAACCATTTACCACTAATAGTTACAATCACAAACAGTTGCATTTGTTCATCTAAACAATTGCAATGCTTCACTTTAATGGTTACAAGGATTCACTTAAATATCCAACAATCCTCCCCCATTTAAGTGTAATCATAGattcattaaataattaatacatACATCAAACTCATGCATAAATGTAGGCATgagcgttcgggtacccgttggcattcgggtctggttttt
The window above is part of the Brassica napus cultivar Da-Ae chromosome C3, Da-Ae, whole genome shotgun sequence genome. Proteins encoded here:
- the LOC106385752 gene encoding senescence associated gene 20 produces the protein MRTLTGVSPTFEFVPLSVVSFGSTVIAEGCDVASSISWIHAWTVAHGIITQVREYSNTSLTVTRVGDVVAGRSAEIAPSHCPSVWESQFSGRAGKSVPGLVLAI